One window of Zalophus californianus isolate mZalCal1 chromosome 3, mZalCal1.pri.v2, whole genome shotgun sequence genomic DNA carries:
- the D2HGDH gene encoding D-2-hydroxyglutarate dehydrogenase, mitochondrial isoform X3, with protein sequence MPGSGSRAARPGPLSPMCPSTPLLEAETSLPHPGRHLCSWTRPGLGPSWASSVVFQSCRSCHLLFRAGAMVPHLVPRQLVRLFRWQVACARGASVQPRTWAAASRIPSLLSPWGAMGTSRLVCRSSSSTSPCAPEVVLTQERYPVTRLPFSVVSEEDLEAFERIIPGRVVTDPEVLEASNVDWLRTVRGGSKVLLRPRTSQEVAHILRYCHERNLAVNPQGGNTGMVGGSVPVFDEIILSTAQMNQVISFHSVSGTLVCQAGCVLEELSRYVEERGFVMPLDLGAKGSCHIGGNVATNAGGLRFLRYGSLHGTVLGLEVVLADGTILNCLTSLRKDNTGYDLKQLFIGSEGTLGVITAVSIQCPPKPTAVNVAFLGCPGFAEVLQTFSSCRGLLGEILSAYEFMDAECMRLVTHHLCLTSPVQESPFYVLIETSGSRAEHDAEKLSDFLEQVLSSGLVTDGTVATDQMKLKGMVTCT encoded by the exons ATGCCTGGGTCAGGCTCAAGGGCAGCTCGCCCAGGGCCTCTGTCCCCCATGTGCCCCAGCACGCCTCTCCTGGAGGCCGAAACCTCACTGCCTCACCCTGGAAGACACCTCTGTTCCTGGACCCGACCTGGACTTGGGCCGAGCTGGGCCTCCTCTGTAGTATTCCAGAGTTGCAGGTCCTGTCACTTGCTTTTTAGGGCAGGAGCGATGGTGCCCCATCTGGTGCCCAGGCAGCTGGTGCGGCTCTTCCGGTGGCAGGTGGCGTGCGCTCGGGGAGCCTCTGTGCAGCCCAGGACATGGGCAGCGGCATCCAGGATCCCCAGCCTGCTCAGCCCATGGGGGGCCATGGGCACCAGCCGCCTGGTCTGCAGAAGCAGCTCCTCCACATCCCCCTGTGCCCCCGAGGTGGTGCTGACCCAGGAGCGCTACCCTGTGACGCGGCTGCCATTCTCTGTGGTGTCTGAGGAAGACCTGGAAGCCTTTGAACGCATCATCCCTGGCAGGGTCGTCACTGACCCGGAGGTGCTGGAGGCTTCCAACGTGGACTGGCTGAGGACGGTCCGAG GTGGTAGCAAGGTGCTGCTGAGGCCCCGGACCTCCCAGGAGGTGGCTCACATCCTCAG GTACTGTCACGAGAGGAACCTGGCTGTGAACCCGCAGGGGGGAAACACGGGCATGGTGGGGGGCAGCGTGCCTGTCTTCGATGAGATCATCTTGTCCACCGCCCAGATGAACCAGGTCATCAGCTTCCACAGCGTGTCCG GGACCCTGGTGTGCCAGGCGGGCTGCGTCCTGGAGGAGCTCAGCCGCTATGTGGAGGAGAGGGGCTTCGTCATGCCCCTGGACCTGGGGGCCAAGGGCAGCTGCCACATCGGGGGGAACGTGGCAACCAACGCTGGTGGCTTGCGGTTTCTGCGCTACGGCTCACTGCATGGGACTGTCCTGGGCCTGGAAGTG GTACTGGCCGACGGCACCATCCTGAATTGCCTGACCTCCCTGCGGAAGGACAACACGGGCTATGACCTGAAGCAGCTCTTCATCGGGTCGGAGGGCACACTGGGGGTCATCACGGCTGTGTCCATCCAGTGTCCGCCCAAGCCCACGGCGGTGAATGTGGCTTTCCTCG GTTGTCCAGGCTTTGCTGAGGTTTTGCAGACCTTCAGCAGCTGCAGGGGGCTGCTGGGTGAGATCCTGTCCGCGTACGAGTTCATGGACGCCGAGTGCATGCGGCTGGTCACACACCACCTGTGCCTCACCAGCCCGGTGCAAG AAAGTCCATTCTATGTCCTCATCGAGACCTCAGGCTCCAGAGCGGAGCACGATGCTGAGAAGCTGAGTGACTTCCTGGAGCAGGTGCTGAGCTCCGGCCTGGTGACGGACGGGACTGTGGCCACGGACCAGATGAAACTCAAG
- the D2HGDH gene encoding D-2-hydroxyglutarate dehydrogenase, mitochondrial isoform X4, translating to MPGSGSRAARPGPLSPMCPSTPLLEAETSLPHPGRHLCSWTRPGLGPSWASSVVFQSCRSCHLLFRAGAMVPHLVPRQLVRLFRWQVACARGASVQPRTWAAASRIPSLLSPWGAMGTSRLVCRSSSSTSPCAPEVVLTQERYPVTRLPFSVVSEEDLEAFERIIPGRVVTDPEVLEASNVDWLRTVRGGSKVLLRPRTSQEVAHILRYCHERNLAVNPQGGNTGMVGGSVPVFDEIILSTAQMNQVISFHSVSGTLVCQAGCVLEELSRYVEERGFVMPLDLGAKGSCHIGGNVATNAGGLRFLRYGSLHGTVLGLEVVLADGTILNCLTSLRKDNTGYDLKQLFIGSEGTLGVITAVSIQCPPKPTAVNVAFLGCPGFAEVLQTFSSCRGLLGEILSAYEFMDAECMRLVTHHLCLTSPVQESPFYVLIETSGSRAEHDAEKLSDFLEQVLSSGLVTDGTVATDQMKLKQWE from the exons ATGCCTGGGTCAGGCTCAAGGGCAGCTCGCCCAGGGCCTCTGTCCCCCATGTGCCCCAGCACGCCTCTCCTGGAGGCCGAAACCTCACTGCCTCACCCTGGAAGACACCTCTGTTCCTGGACCCGACCTGGACTTGGGCCGAGCTGGGCCTCCTCTGTAGTATTCCAGAGTTGCAGGTCCTGTCACTTGCTTTTTAGGGCAGGAGCGATGGTGCCCCATCTGGTGCCCAGGCAGCTGGTGCGGCTCTTCCGGTGGCAGGTGGCGTGCGCTCGGGGAGCCTCTGTGCAGCCCAGGACATGGGCAGCGGCATCCAGGATCCCCAGCCTGCTCAGCCCATGGGGGGCCATGGGCACCAGCCGCCTGGTCTGCAGAAGCAGCTCCTCCACATCCCCCTGTGCCCCCGAGGTGGTGCTGACCCAGGAGCGCTACCCTGTGACGCGGCTGCCATTCTCTGTGGTGTCTGAGGAAGACCTGGAAGCCTTTGAACGCATCATCCCTGGCAGGGTCGTCACTGACCCGGAGGTGCTGGAGGCTTCCAACGTGGACTGGCTGAGGACGGTCCGAG GTGGTAGCAAGGTGCTGCTGAGGCCCCGGACCTCCCAGGAGGTGGCTCACATCCTCAG GTACTGTCACGAGAGGAACCTGGCTGTGAACCCGCAGGGGGGAAACACGGGCATGGTGGGGGGCAGCGTGCCTGTCTTCGATGAGATCATCTTGTCCACCGCCCAGATGAACCAGGTCATCAGCTTCCACAGCGTGTCCG GGACCCTGGTGTGCCAGGCGGGCTGCGTCCTGGAGGAGCTCAGCCGCTATGTGGAGGAGAGGGGCTTCGTCATGCCCCTGGACCTGGGGGCCAAGGGCAGCTGCCACATCGGGGGGAACGTGGCAACCAACGCTGGTGGCTTGCGGTTTCTGCGCTACGGCTCACTGCATGGGACTGTCCTGGGCCTGGAAGTG GTACTGGCCGACGGCACCATCCTGAATTGCCTGACCTCCCTGCGGAAGGACAACACGGGCTATGACCTGAAGCAGCTCTTCATCGGGTCGGAGGGCACACTGGGGGTCATCACGGCTGTGTCCATCCAGTGTCCGCCCAAGCCCACGGCGGTGAATGTGGCTTTCCTCG GTTGTCCAGGCTTTGCTGAGGTTTTGCAGACCTTCAGCAGCTGCAGGGGGCTGCTGGGTGAGATCCTGTCCGCGTACGAGTTCATGGACGCCGAGTGCATGCGGCTGGTCACACACCACCTGTGCCTCACCAGCCCGGTGCAAG AAAGTCCATTCTATGTCCTCATCGAGACCTCAGGCTCCAGAGCGGAGCACGATGCTGAGAAGCTGAGTGACTTCCTGGAGCAGGTGCTGAGCTCCGGCCTGGTGACGGACGGGACTGTGGCCACGGACCAGATGAAACTCAAG CAATGGGAGTGA